A window of the Dyadobacter pollutisoli genome harbors these coding sequences:
- a CDS encoding LytR/AlgR family response regulator transcription factor, whose amino-acid sequence MTKIQCLVVDDERLALEVMEANIERVPFLHLAQLCATPMQALDFLSRNSVDVLFLDIEMPGLNGLQFLQTLKNPPLVILTTAYPQFAVDAFELNVVDYLLKPIPFNRFLAAVQKVQAQWSETRLRKDGPNEAKPLDGHIFIKSGSKTVRIDLQEILFIEGKKEYIMIHTRQSQITTQASLSSLMEKLPANQFVRIHRSFIIALAKIESIERNRVLIDKTEIPIGEFYREDLLKRIS is encoded by the coding sequence ATGACGAAAATCCAATGCCTCGTAGTAGACGATGAAAGGCTGGCCCTGGAAGTAATGGAGGCTAATATTGAGCGGGTACCGTTCCTGCATCTCGCGCAGCTGTGCGCAACACCCATGCAGGCGCTGGATTTTTTATCGCGAAACTCAGTCGATGTACTTTTTCTTGACATTGAAATGCCTGGGCTAAATGGATTGCAGTTTCTTCAGACATTGAAAAACCCGCCACTTGTGATCCTGACGACGGCCTACCCGCAATTTGCCGTTGATGCTTTCGAACTGAATGTGGTGGATTATCTCCTCAAACCCATTCCATTCAACCGATTTCTGGCGGCAGTACAAAAAGTACAGGCGCAATGGTCTGAAACAAGGCTTCGGAAGGACGGCCCGAACGAAGCAAAACCGCTCGACGGGCATATTTTTATTAAATCGGGCAGCAAAACGGTACGCATCGATTTACAGGAAATCCTGTTTATTGAGGGTAAGAAAGAGTACATCATGATCCATACCCGCCAGAGCCAGATCACAACGCAAGCTTCGCTAAGCAGCCTGATGGAAAAACTGCCGGCCAACCAGTTTGTAAGGATACACCGGTCATTTATCATTGCTTTGGCAAAAATAGAGAGCATTGAGCGAAACCGCGTCCTGATCGACAAGACCGAGATTCCGATCGGAGAATTTTATCGGGAAGATCTGCTTAAAAGGATTTCCTGA